The Coffea arabica cultivar ET-39 chromosome 6e, Coffea Arabica ET-39 HiFi, whole genome shotgun sequence genome contains the following window.
CAGAAATCTGAGATCCAACTAGAGTTTCTGCTTTAGCATGGCATTTCTCCATATCAGGATCCAATGCAGCAACAGCAGAACCATCACCAGTTCTCTTTGATGTGAAAATGTCCCCCTCTGAAATTTGATGCTCCAAATGACAACTATCATCTGTGACTCTTCCTGGTAGAGAATCACTCAAACTTGACTCTGAAGATTCTGCAGTTCCATTGTGTATACATTGTGCCCTGTCTTCCAATGAAATGCTCCCAGATTCTTCTTCAGAGTTGTCTTCTTTATCACAGCCCACAGGTAACTCCAGCTCTAGATCACCAATATTTCTGGTTAACCGTTCCAACCTTTCTTCGGTGAAAATGCTGTTATCCGAAAAACAAAACATAAAACCCAAGATGAGGCCAAAGCCAAGTGTGTTTATTGCACAATCTTCTCAAGATacagaaaaaaaataaggaaaaaaaaaagccaaaactTCCACCATAAAGAAATGACAGGTTCAATTTTCATGCAGACTAAATCCCCACTATAATGCCTATGAAATTTCCATCACACAGATggttgaagaagaaaaaaattactAGATAATTACATAGAATTACTATCAGTATGGCAAATGCATACAGCACCATCAAATGGGCCATCTTGAGAAGGCATGCAGATATGAGAAGGAATTAAATCCTCTGGTAATGTTTTGCATGATATAATTCTACATCTAACACACTATTTGTCCATAACCATAAGTGAAGTCCAAAAGGTGTTTGATGGAGCCGCTCTGAAGTATGTATCTATGATAAATCTAATTTGCATTCCCATGATCCTACCTAGGCAAACTCTTTTTGCAAAATGGTTGagaccacccaaaaaaaaaaaagaggagttaAGTTATTTTCCAGGTGggaaaagtttttaaaaatttcacacaTTACCACACAAAATACGGTAAAGAACCACATGTAGTACCTAATAAGAACATGTCTCTTTGATTCATATGTTATTATACCTGTTCAACACACCAAAGTGCAGCTCGTAAAATGGAAGTCTTGAAAGAATGCAATAACAGCGTTTTGTGGTTAGAATATGGCGGCTCAACCCCAAATGACAAGGCTGCCCGTCTGAAATCATGGAAATCAATCCAGACGGCTTCTGTACTATCTCTTCAACCAAAACACAACAACCATACAGCGTTGAGTCATCAGCCACCTATGCAACAAAAAACTGTTATTACGAGACCAAACAATAAGATAGGAGAAGACAGGAAGAAAACTTCATAGAGATGACGATAAGCATCTCATGAAAACAAATGGAGATGGAAATTGTTAAAATCAATCTCAAAAACAAAGGCTAACCAACATTTACTTCTCCATTTTTGCTTTTAaacaaaataccaaaaaagGCAAGAATACAATTCATCATCCAGATAAATCCACCCctcaaaaaaaatagaaaaggcaGGCACTaacacaaaaagaaaggaaattccAAAATCCATTTCAGCTTTATTCACCACCGTCAGTAAAGCAAGCAGGAAGCATACATTCCTGCCCACAGAATTAGATACTAATCTTGGTATTTAAGTGTCTGCGAAAGATCAAGTTGCATAATTTTTCATGAACATGATAAGTTGCACAATCTGGGAAAAGCTTTTGAAATGGGAATTGAAAGAAGCTACAGACAAAACAACCATTATGGTACTTACAGCTCAACCATTAACATCTGAACAAGACACAGAAAATAGAGATGCAGGCTGTGTCATCCAAATGCATGATTAAATGAGGACATAAAGCAGAAACCTCATCATGTTTTATCAATCAATTATAGAGAAAAAAAAGTCATCTAACATATACAACAATATACAAGGTTATATTCAGTATCTAAGAACAGATTTGATCAGTGGATGCATTCATATTAATTCCAGTTAGCATGTTCCGATGTTCTACATTCAAAATGCCCAAAACATTCAGCTGCATAACATGATCACTGTAAATGCTATGTTTAATGTTGAGGGATCAGAGGCAAGAAAACACAAAACAGTAATTCAAGAGAACAAAAATTGATTGCTAAAATGTAATTAAAATCATCAACAATTGGGAAATCTAACTAAAAAATCCTCCAATACatgtattaacaaataaagTTTGATGGATCAGAGGGCAAGGAAATGTAAAAAAAGTAatacaataaaaagaaaaattgattggtaacaagaaaaactaaaatatgTCAAAAGTTGAAAATCCTAAGACGAAATCTTCCACAACAATAACAAGCAATTCTTGCACCATTTAGCATCACCCTTTCACTAGTAAGTTTGAAAACAACAAAATCTTTCTCAAGAAATGTAAAAGACTATGAAGGTGCAATCTCTGGAAAACAGGAAAAGAGACTAGTACATTGCTTGATGTACAATGCAGTAAGACAGTAAAGCAGTCATGTACAGCAAAAAAGATATCTTTTAGTTGGCATGACAAAGTAGATACTACTAAGTAACAAGAGGCATGACTTCAGGTAATTTACACACGATGACATCTAATTCCACACAAGGTGCAGGTAAATAAACAATCAGTTTCTCACTCAATGAAAAACTCAAATCCAGCAGAATATTGATAGTAGAAGACCAAACTTCAGTTGATGTGAAACTCAAGCAACACCAATCACAAAGTGAATGCACAACTCGCAGACAGAAAGTGGAGGAAGCAGGGAATAAAAAAGAATTCTTTCTATACCTGCAGTCGGAACACGAAAGACAAGTCACTCTGTTTGAGGTGTTCCTGCGAGGCAAGAAGCAAGTCAATGTCACTAATTGTCAGTGACTTGGCTAAGGTAAACATTACATCATTTGCAActaaccagaaaaaaaaaacacgggACTGTATTTCTTTGACAATTCCAACTATTCGTTTAATTGATAGAGATTGTTAATGAAATATACAGAAACTCGAAAGGTCATATGAACATCCAAATGGCTCCcaatataatcagaaaaataaGGCAAAAAAAAACTGTGGCCTCATGATTGgtaaacttactgaagttggtCTAAACACAGAAAACCAAATTCAATGAGTCAAGAACTATTATCTATCTCAGGTTGTTACCCACGTACAAGAACAAAAATAGTGAGAAAGTAACATTACTTGGCCCAGAAGTATCTCATTCAACTCACTCATCGAAGGAGTTCTCTCAATTGCATGAACCTGTAACAAAATGAATCATTTCATGAGTTGATACATAAATCAGAGCAAAAACAATAAACAGGTGGAGCCAATAAATTGCCTAGTTTTGCACTCTCTTCAAAGACCATGCACTCCTATCCTATTTCCTTACAACGCAAAAGCTAAGATTTACCCAGTAGGATTGCAATGATAACCCTGAGGAAAACTGACACGCAGAAAAAGGAATGAAACAAGCAACAGTGAACTCATACAAGTTAACAACTTTACAAACAAATATTTCTACAACAAGTACACGAAGAATCAGATGGACTAGGTTTTACATTCATATGCATCAAACAAATTCTCCAATATATTCAGACAGGATACAAGCTCCCCGACAGTGTTCCAGTTTGCTCTTTTTCAGGGTTAAGTGCCAAAACTAGAAATGATCAGCCAGATTCAGAAGTATATGTCCACATATAAGATTACACacgaaaaaagtaaataaaagacACACAGCTAAAAATTACAACTCACTGTAACTTTCCAATATCAAGGAATGACCCCCAACATAATAGCACTTAAGAAAAAGATTTTAACATTGAACTAGTTGGTAAAGTATAATCAGAGAAAAAGGATAACTTCCAGTAAACCAACCTCAACTCCTGCAGGAAAGCAGAACGAGAGAAGATCCTTGTATTTCAATGGCAGCTGTTTCTCTGGTggataaacaaataaaacctgaaagtgaaaaaagaagatcaaaactTATGTCTGATTATCCAAATTTCATGATTGATATATTTTTGAATAGTATACAATATATGCACCTGAGGCTCCAGGTTCGGTTCAATACGAGATTGATTCTGACCATTTAGTGCAGTACGAAATCTTCCTGAACCTTCAGACTTTCTACCAAAGTAAAGCTTCTGAAGAGCTTGAATGTCACAATTAGGATGGAGTCCAACAACTACCATGCTCTCAAAAAGTCTGGATGGCTCTTTCCAAATTTTGTGGTCCTGCAAACTTAAATTACACTATTATCTACGAAAGGCATGACCTTGCTTACTCATATAATACAGACAGAAGAAGCAAGGTAAATTATAAGCAGACTTTCAAGTCCACATCCAGAGCCACTGACTCCAATAAACATAAAGAGGAAAAATATACCAGGGACTGCAACTGAAAGCTTGCCCATTGACGTTTTTGGCTAGTTAGTACTTCAGGGTTGTAAGGTCCACTTTTCACTTCAGGAGGGCTAGACAAGCCTTTCAGTAATCTAGACACTTGATTCTGAAGTTTCTGAAGCTGGCTACTGCTATCGTCCTTCGATGAATATACTACCGAGGGGCGTGGGGATCGTGCAGCAACTGCTGCTGCTGCAGCAGCAGCAACTGCTCTTGCAACATCTTCAGTTGTCTGCATGAAGAACGAAGCACTCCATCCAGGGCTACCTGACTCTTCATTCTTCTCCATTTGGACACTTCGTCCCTCCTACAATTGAAACACAATCAATCAAACATGAATTAACTGAAAACAGTAACACCTCATTGCTAAATGCTCATCCTCCAAATACAAAATGATTACTTGAACATGATATACCACGAACAAAAGCCCTAACTTTGTCCTCCAATCCCcccgcccaaaaaaaaaaaaaaactatcatgCTTTACTCTTCAAAGCTGAATTGATTTCAATAACCTCTTCATCTAAGTTAGACATCACCCGGCCATCAAAATAACCAGTTGACTGTGACCATCTTTCACTATTAACCCGTGAAAGTCAAAGATTGAACCCTTATGTTCCTGCCGTTGGAAAAAGGCATAAATTACCACTTCATCAAAACAATGATAAGCTTGCACTAGAAACGCCCTTCTCTCTCTCCCATACAGTTTCATGTCAAGACTCCATTTCCCCTAAATAATCCTCCGATAAGGATCTCATCCCCTTGTTAACATTCTTCTGGACCTCAAACTCATACTAATACTCGCACGTTTAACAGGCTCTCCTTACTGGGATGATTTGGACAAGCTCTTAAATCAACCTGAAGTAATTCCAGTTATGACAAAATATGACCTTGgcataacaaaaagaaatatgacATGTTCAGGATTTAAATCGACTACTGGTGATCAGAAAAATCCAACTTCAAAAAGCAAAACTTTAAGACTAAGATACACATGTACTACCAAAATtaaaatcaccaaattgattACTCATAAATAGCCGAACCAAGCATGAACAACGTCATTAAACCTTAAGCCACACAAAAGCTTCCAACTTTATGCTTTTAAACCTCGATACCACATCACAAcatcataaaacaaaagaaaaccacgTATATGCAGGAGAAAGTTTGGAAATGGGGGAAAAACAACCACCTCTGGAAAGAAATGAAAGGAAAGCAGAAACGAggggaaaaagggaagaaaaaaaaaccccacCTATATGCGTAAAAGTTACAACTGATTGGAGAGAGCAGcagaaataacaaaaaaaatatctaTATATCGGTCTGAATTTGGGTAGTATACGGAGGAAAAGGTAAATCAGGCAGCCATCTGAGAGAAAGGGAGGAGTGGTGATGTTGTCCTTATTGTCTTTGGAAActggaaggaaagaaagaaaggaactcACCAAAGACAAAGGAGACTTATCACAGAGAACTCATCGGAGTACTCGGTGATTATGGATGAGTTTCCTGGATTATTACATAACATAGGTGGGATTAGGCGATTGATTAAACTTTGGCTTATTTGGGTTGATTTTAGTATTTgcgtaaaagaaatgaaaaatctaatgagattTGTAAGGCAAAATTAATTAACATAGGACGTGGGAAATGATAGAAAATGAGAAGAGAATCCATAGTCCATAGGCCTCGTGCAAGTCGACTGATGAAACTGCGTGAGGGACGGCCGCCTCTGTCAAGGGCTGTTTGGCATGTTTCATAATGGAGGATATCTTTTACTTTTCGTATTTTCGCTTATGGAATTTCCTCTTCTTGGGGTAAGTCTTTATTGGAGTTTATGTGTTGCATTTGGAGAATCCGAAATATTAATATCTACATTTGACTTTTTGTTTCATTAGCATAACTGGATTATTGTGGAATATTGAGATGTTAATAATTTGTCAAAAATGTCGCTGCTGTTGTTGTTGTCAACTTTGATTGTTAAGTTATTAAATGATTATATTTATGATGATATAAAAGTCAGAATTTGTTGGCGGACACAAAATTTGGCTAGttaaactataaaataccataaaAGAATTGTAACGGATTAAAGTCTTGccaaaaaaggcatgaaattaTAACAGGTTATAATCGTGCCAAAAGAAAAAGCGAATAAAAATGTTTTGACTAGTTCAGATAAAaatatcataaaaaaaattgtaacgCATCATAGTTTCGCCAAGAAAAAAAACTTAATATTGTTAAATTTAGTCGCATTGGTTCATATTTTACTTTAGGATTGATTAGACACAAAAAGCGCCGGCTATAAAATGAAAATAGTAGATTAATGagtttaattttttgaatagaTGACTATTTGACAACTTCATGTAAGCTTCCCTTTTGTTTAGGGATGGAAGTGCGTAGGGTGATATCCTCCGATTTAATGGTTAATCCGATTAATGATCAATGAATCATAAGTTTGAATTTGGTATTGATGAAAGGTTATTGAGGATTAACCTTATATGATTTGGTAAGAAGGCATTAAAATCTTGATACCCGGTAGTTCGATTTGACATCAATATTAGGGATTGATACCTCTATAAAATctttttattatctttagtcTGTATTTATTTCTCAATATCAATCTTGTAAAGTGTTTTTTGTCATAATTTATGTACAACTTGTTTAGATATGCAGAAAAAGTTACCTGAATTTTCTTTTGCATATTTGTTGAAATTGCTAATAGGTAAGAGCATGAATTGACTAAAAGTCTCAAATGGAGACAATTgtgaataaaaatagaaaaaaagttGATTTAACCGTTTataaaatgttgaaattgcATGCAAGTTATATGGTTTCGCCCAAGATTAAAACTTAATGTAGTATGTTGATATAACATGATGTATATgtcaatttatttttttgaactATTCAGATTGACTGGTTGAGAATAGCCAATAGATAATTCGAACTCGCGAGTAAAAAGGTTTGGTAATGAGAATTAAAACTATAATCTCTACTCGTATTATGGTATCAAACattcttattttaaaaattgGAACTTTTCTGATTGCATGATTGAAATtcaaagatttcaaattttcttatatattcccataattcatcaatttgtttAAAGCTAGCTACCAGATAAAGCATAGCATGCAGTTATAGCTATAGGTCAGAGCAAAACATAAAATACACTACTATTGCTGACATGTTAGGATTTCAAACTTTTTTATTTACAATATGAAATTCAGAGGATATGTATTAATGCATCATTATTCTCGTCCAAAGGAGATTTTGAGTCTCTCTCGCTCTCTAGTATTCCCGATCcatttgggtttttttttttttgtaaaatagaTTAGAATAGAAATAAAATGGACGTTGTCCATTAATAAAGAGaggaaatgaaatttatttgtagcATACAAAACTTACGTTTGGTTAATTTCCAATGCATGCCAAACATTCCTAATTGTTGCCTAATTGATCATGCGAACGTTAGGTTGGGTAAATGAGTTGTAAAATGTGTTTGACTGGTTTGTTAAAAGGGTACATTAACCGGTTGGATGATGCTTAGCAACAAGGATCCGATGAGTTACTTTATTGAGATTATCATCTCAAATTTTATAATGggttttttataaaaaatttggGTCTACACGCGAAAATGCCCGTCCTGCTCGTTGCATATCATATTATTAGTAGCGCAAACGGCGTGTGGTGCGCCTAACTTTAATGGGAAAGTGCGAGTAAACTTTGCACCCGACTGCTTAGACCGCAATCACCCAGTCACGTGCcctttttataattatttctaGTTTACGCAGTAGCGCAACACATGCACTTTTTAGGGTAGGTGTCTCCCTATTGAGGCACATGACATGCCATTTGGTTCGTAATCCATGCAAAAAGAATTGCAGGACAAAAACTAGTTCTTATGGTATTAACGGAATTGCAGGACATCGTGCAGTAAAGATTCTAAAGAAAGGATGTAATTATATTCGGTCTAATTGTTTTTAAACTCTGTCAAATGAGCAAATATATAGCTAAGGGGGTTAGAATCTTTGCTAGAATGTTAACACgaaattttatttcttcataAATATTGATTTTTTAAGAAGGTTTGCCGATATTAAAGCAATTTACGGTCATCCCAAATCTTTAGATTAGGAGCCTCCATTAGGGGCGTAAATTAATCATGCTACTGGACTCAAATTCGTGAGTATTTTGATCAAAAACATGACTCGAACTCAGCATTGACCGAACTCGAATCGAGTTCCGATTTACTTGACAAGGTAATTGAGTCGAGTAtgagtagaaaaaaaaaataaaattgactaCTCATCGAACCTTATTGAATAGTGtatttataatataattttaattacttattacaaaattatgaaatttgctaaaaaaattgagtttgaaAACTCGAAAGGGTTCGATTTGATCGATCTCAAATTTGAGCTCAAGTAATGTAAAATTAGTTCAAAGTCAAGCACGAACATACTTTTACAAAACTCGACGAGCTTAAGTTCATGTATTTTACTCAAGTAGAGTTCGTCGTAGACTAAACGAACTCTACTTGACTGGACATCAGCCCTAGTCTCTATGATTGCAATTATAAGGCAAAATTTAAAACacattttatatatttaaagAGCTTGTTTATATTGCattttttgaaagtttttaacagttttttttttatagaaaaataacaTGACACTCTAATATTTTCTTTGACATGAGTACTATGTGccgataaaaaggcaagaaaaatatGTCAATAAAACATTCTTAATTTAATAGACATCATAAACATTACACTCAAAACAATGCTTTATAACCTCTAAATTCCAAAAGTGTAGtcaaatttgataagaaattcctgaaaaataaaaaaaaggaaagaaaaacataGGCATGGTCTCTTGGCCTCGGGGTAAAGCCGCTAATTGAGAAGCGACAACTACTGGTTAAGGGTAGGAATAATAtttgtcttttaaaacaaaatgtATGTTATTTATTCAATCATGCAAGTCACTTTAAACACAGTATACGCCTTTATGCAGATGTCATACTTAGTATATATCGTATGATCGGAACTACATAAAGTATTTTTTTGAGCCAATCATAGCCGTTAAACCTTCACAAACGGTTGCTATACCATTCCCGTCTCGAGTGCAAGGTAGGAACAATTGCTACAGTAACTAAAAGGTTAAGGACGAATCTTGGGCCAACAAATAATTACAAGGTTCAgcttatatattatatatacgtCGTGTTTAGCGTCATGTATTGGAtctataaaattttgaaatatgttTATATCGTATTATATTATGTTATTCAATTATCATTGAATATAATATGAATTCAAATgtattatatttaatatttaacaattcaataatttaataaattcaaatttcaaacttcaattttatcaaacccactcttcgtttcttttttttgtggTGGGCACAAGCTCAGCGGCTACACCTCGTTGAATTGAGTAACGGTTAACCTGGTAATCGTTTGGATCACTGGTCCTCCTGCCCCAGATTCGTAACTGTTAACCGGATAgattaatataatataatataataagtGAAGGGAGGAGGGGGTGTCATTTGTCAGGTGGACACGACATGGTCAGTACTTGATTGGTGTCTGGTCATGCGGTGCGGGCGGAAAGTTGCCCACTACTACTACTGTTTTAGGCTTGTCTTGGCTCGGCCGATGACATTTCTCAATTCTCATGTGGTACTGTTCAATTCCCCACTTCTATCATTCCATGCTAAATGGTATCAACTAGTTGTCCCCAAGACTTTTCTGTACTCGGGACCTAAACAGGGCCCACTAGGTAAGGGTAATCGGTATGAACTATCAAGCGTTGTAGTACGAGGGACATCTCAAGTTGAGATTCTCAACTGCCTCTTCCGTTTGGTTGAGAatcaactctttttttttttttttgggataaaaaaGGATTGATTGGATCAAGTTCTGATCATCATCACGGATCCGAATATGTCTTCGATCACCCTCAAATCTCTTCCATTGATGAGATGTGCATATGTAAATATTGTACTACTTTTTTTAATACATCATATACGAAATAAAAAAGTAGTTAAAAAATGTATTAATgctacaaataaataaaatttgacaaataattcACTATCTAAACAAATAATTACTTATTATTCTTTTGTTTGATGATAATTAGCAGTAGGATATATAATACCATTTTTTATCTGGCAAGAATACTCAGATGAATTTGTTCTATAATCTACTTGTAGAATAATGATAAATAACATATAACGGTACAAGGATATCGTTTGTATATTATTGCAAAAAGCTTACGAGTGAAACCTTAAATCAAACGCACCTAAATATTTATCTTTACTTGGGTTGAACTCTTTTTAAAGTTGCATCATCTACCTCTatcaaattttctttgatttactcAAATAATTGGAATATTTGTCAAACACGTAACTCTTTTCGATAGAAAAAGTCGCATTATCCCTATCTAATTAAGGCTTTAGCTGAACAAGCATTTCGAACTTCATTAGAGTAACATACATTCATACATACACatagctatatatatatatatatatatatatatatatatatatattagaataACTTCGATATggtaaaaataatttgaaacaaCTCTAATTATATTCTGGTCTTTACGTACTTGCTTGGCTCTTTTACTCTTTTAAGAATGGTTAAAATTTGGTTGCTTGGACAGTGGACATCACGTAACTTTTAATCAACAATTTCGGATTAGAGAAGAAACGGAGGATCAATTAAATTCAGAGAAAGAAATATATATAAGTTTATAATTTTTACTGTCCTTACTGTCAGATCATAGAAAAACACGCTCAATTTTGGATTCAACCGTTCCAGTTGAAACCGTCAAAATAGAGCTTGAAGCCTGGGAAGGATAATTATACATTAGTAGCATTTAATTGACCTTAATTAAGTACTAGGTTTCAGCTTTAAATTGTATACAAAAAATGCACTGCACCTGCACCCGAAAAGTGCTGAAAGAGTTTCAGAGGCTAAGTTCCCACATCGCTTGGGGGGGTTTGGGGGGTTTAGTAGTTAAGTGCTGCGGAgcacttcaaaagttgccggcttttgaagtgtCTTCGCAGAGTCCATTTATCGAAACACTCATACAAAAAACTGTGAGTTATGAAAGGGAAAAACCTGTCTCGGGGAGTCTGGGGGGTCTTTATCTCTTAGCAGCGGGGCACCCTGT
Protein-coding sequences here:
- the LOC140004600 gene encoding uncharacterized protein isoform X1 encodes the protein MEKNEESGSPGWSASFFMQTTEDVARAVAAAAAAAVAARSPRPSVVYSSKDDSSSQLQKLQNQVSRLLKGLSSPPEVKSGPYNPEVLTSQKRQWASFQLQSLDHKIWKEPSRLFESMVVVGLHPNCDIQALQKLYFGRKSEGSGRFRTALNGQNQSRIEPNLEPQVLFVYPPEKQLPLKYKDLLSFCFPAGVEVHAIERTPSMSELNEILLGQEHLKQSDLSFVFRLQVADDSTLYGCCVLVEEIVQKPSGLISMISDGQPCHLGLSRHILTTKRCYCILSRLPFYELHFGVLNSIFTEERLERLTRNIGDLELELPVGCDKEDNSEEESGSISLEDRAQCIHNGTAESSESSLSDSLPGRVTDDSCHLEHQISEGDIFTSKRTGDGSAVAALDPDMEKCHAKAETLVGSQISEVCDVSVDDFVINKQSVEKRLPNAVLPLLRYQQYESSESSSSFQGSPGEGRHFRSDVDDVEVEEPSFSGQDVCNEHDDILEWAKANDHGSLQIICEYYRLHCPSRGSTIKFHPLDHLHPLEYHRIDETVLQIAGSTIDLKSCTTSLELAEAYCALMAEEEANALSVWAVACLCGSLRLEHVLTLFAGALLEKQVAVVCSNLGVLSASVLSIIPLIRPYQWQSLLMPVLPNDMLDFLDAPVPYIVGVKNKTTEVQSKLTNVILVDMNKNQVKSPTMPTLPQYRELYSSLSPYHAKLVGESYLGRKRPIYECTDAQVDAAKSFLSVLRAYLDSLCSNLRSHTITNVQSNDDKVSLLLKESFIESFPSRDRSFMKLFVDTQLFSVHTDFVLSFFQKE